A region of Nitrospinota bacterium DNA encodes the following proteins:
- a CDS encoding Ppx/GppA family phosphatase: MKRVAAIDLGTNTVRMLVAEQAPEGFSTVYSNQIITRLGEGLTATGLLSEKAMKRTVEGIAHLVSQAQSHRPFDLYIAATSAARDAGNTAVFARMVKEAVGADLMVIPWEEEARLSLLGASLVTGGRLDKFVLFDVGGGSTEYILAASGAPAGKCGTDLGVVRLTEKYITKHPVADYEYGRLLAEVEAKVDTAFDTLGAGGGETVVGTAGTVTSIAAMALGLTEYDQGRINNSVVTSADVEALRRKIFAMTIAERGHLAFLKDGREDLIVPGFAIVQATMNRFGADKLVVSDYGLREGFVMELLYSPGAWV; the protein is encoded by the coding sequence ATGAAGCGGGTAGCGGCCATTGACCTGGGCACCAACACCGTGCGGATGCTGGTGGCCGAGCAAGCGCCCGAAGGGTTCTCCACCGTCTATTCCAACCAGATAATAACCCGGCTGGGCGAGGGTTTAACCGCCACGGGCCTGCTTTCCGAAAAAGCCATGAAACGGACCGTGGAAGGCATCGCCCACCTGGTGTCCCAGGCGCAAAGCCACAGGCCGTTCGACCTTTATATAGCCGCCACTTCAGCCGCCAGGGACGCGGGCAACACGGCCGTTTTCGCCCGGATGGTCAAGGAAGCCGTGGGGGCGGACCTGATGGTGATACCCTGGGAGGAGGAGGCGCGGCTGTCGCTATTGGGCGCCTCGCTTGTCACCGGCGGCAGGCTGGACAAATTCGTGCTGTTCGACGTGGGCGGGGGCAGTACGGAATACATATTGGCCGCCAGCGGCGCCCCTGCCGGGAAATGCGGCACAGACCTGGGGGTGGTGCGCCTGACCGAAAAATACATCACAAAACACCCGGTGGCGGATTATGAATACGGGCGCCTGCTGGCGGAGGTGGAGGCCAAGGTGGACACAGCCTTCGATACTCTGGGCGCCGGTGGGGGCGAGACGGTGGTGGGCACCGCCGGAACCGTTACTTCCATAGCGGCCATGGCGCTGGGATTGACGGAGTACGACCAGGGGCGCATAAACAACAGCGTGGTGACTTCCGCGGATGTGGAGGCGTTGCGCAGAAAAATATTCGCCATGACCATTGCGGAGCGTGGGCATTTAGCCTTTCTTAAAGATGGAAGGGAAGATTTGATTGTTCCCGGATTCGCCATAGTGCAGGCCACCATGAACAGGTTCGGGGCGGACAAGCTTGTGGTGTCGGATTACGGGCTTCGCGAAGGGTTTGTGATGGAGCTTCTGTATTCACCGGGGGCATGGGTATGA
- a CDS encoding PQQ-dependent sugar dehydrogenase encodes MRLTAVEKMTGNVDFPVSLCQFDKDTILFTEKSGSVRVIKNGILLKKPMKTLDVATGFEKGLLGIACKDGAVYVYHTYSTGLSTYNRVVRLNPEKVILDKIPGAVFHNGGALVFGPDGMLYISTGDARDEKSAQDIKSLAGKIIRIAPDGSIPADNPFKGSPVWSLGHRNVFGMTFNDKGELFITENGTSRDDEINVIQKGRNYGWPVVLGVAGDRRYENPLKTYTPNIAPTNGAFYKDWFIFGAWNTGEIRALKIKGKVALAEKTLYMAGSGVTDVKYFTDGYLHFVSRDGIYRAVLDEGPP; translated from the coding sequence TTGAGATTAACCGCCGTGGAAAAAATGACCGGCAATGTGGATTTCCCCGTGTCACTCTGCCAGTTCGATAAAGACACAATATTGTTCACGGAAAAAAGCGGGAGCGTACGGGTCATAAAAAACGGCATACTTTTAAAAAAGCCGATGAAAACGCTGGATGTGGCCACAGGTTTTGAGAAGGGGCTTTTGGGTATCGCCTGTAAAGACGGGGCTGTTTATGTTTACCATACCTATTCCACCGGATTATCCACCTACAACCGGGTGGTGCGACTCAACCCTGAAAAAGTGATTCTGGATAAAATCCCGGGCGCGGTGTTTCACAATGGCGGGGCGCTGGTATTCGGCCCCGACGGCATGCTCTACATCTCCACCGGAGACGCGCGGGATGAGAAGAGCGCCCAGGATATAAAAAGCCTCGCCGGTAAAATCATCCGCATAGCGCCCGATGGCTCCATTCCCGCGGACAATCCGTTTAAAGGCAGTCCGGTGTGGAGCCTGGGGCACAGGAACGTTTTCGGGATGACCTTCAACGATAAAGGGGAGCTTTTCATAACCGAGAACGGGACCAGCAGGGATGACGAGATAAACGTCATCCAAAAGGGGCGCAACTATGGATGGCCCGTGGTTTTGGGCGTAGCCGGCGACAGGAGATATGAAAACCCCCTCAAGACCTACACGCCGAACATCGCGCCCACAAACGGCGCGTTTTACAAAGACTGGTTCATATTCGGCGCATGGAATACCGGGGAGATAAGGGCGTTAAAGATAAAAGGAAAAGTCGCGTTAGCGGAGAAAACGCTATATATGGCCGGTTCCGGTGTTACGGACGTGAAATATTTTACGGACGGTTATCTCCATTTTGTGTCCCGCGATGGCATATACAGGGCGGTACTTGATGAGGGGCCGCCGTGA
- a CDS encoding tetratricopeptide repeat protein has protein sequence MKRFVAGLLAAACMGFGYMGHLAMGRGNSLYAEGKFREALEEYQKAQGDDPKMKEADYNIGNALFRLGKLAEASASYEKALDSEDPQLRKNAQFNRCVALYSQAARTHEQGKNDEARKFINYALSQCRESLKTDPADDGARTNYETALALSKIIPESQPKSGNMEDKSGSSGDKNRDEKGDEKKTQAGNQGGAPQGKPTPAPQAEDKRQNEDKGKPQQSQSEKGDGEQADNAQQGGQGEGGISSEQAGRVFSAIAQDEKNLRDNIRKKAQVKEQKRTGKDW, from the coding sequence ATGAAGCGGTTTGTGGCGGGCCTGCTGGCGGCGGCTTGTATGGGCTTCGGTTACATGGGGCATCTGGCCATGGGCCGGGGCAACAGCCTTTATGCCGAGGGGAAATTCCGGGAGGCGCTGGAGGAGTATCAAAAAGCCCAGGGTGACGACCCGAAAATGAAAGAGGCCGACTACAACATAGGGAACGCCCTGTTCAGGCTGGGCAAGTTGGCCGAGGCCTCCGCGTCCTACGAAAAAGCGTTGGACAGCGAAGACCCCCAGTTGAGAAAAAACGCCCAGTTCAACCGTTGCGTGGCCCTATACAGCCAAGCCGCCCGGACACACGAGCAGGGGAAAAACGACGAGGCCCGGAAATTCATAAACTACGCCTTAAGCCAGTGCCGCGAATCGTTAAAAACAGACCCGGCGGACGATGGAGCCAGAACCAATTATGAGACGGCGCTTGCCTTAAGCAAAATAATTCCCGAATCACAGCCCAAATCCGGGAACATGGAAGACAAGTCCGGCTCGTCTGGCGATAAAAACCGGGACGAAAAGGGGGACGAAAAAAAGACCCAGGCTGGCAATCAGGGCGGGGCGCCCCAGGGAAAGCCCACCCCGGCCCCGCAGGCGGAAGACAAACGGCAGAATGAGGACAAGGGCAAACCCCAACAGTCGCAGTCCGAAAAAGGGGATGGAGAACAGGCGGACAACGCCCAACAAGGCGGCCAGGGGGAAGGGGGCATCAGCTCCGAACAGGCCGGGCGCGTTTTTTCGGCCATAGCCCAGGACGAAAAGAACCTGCGGGACAACATAAGAAAAAAAGCCCAGGTGAAAGAACAGAAAAGGACAGGGAAGGATTGGTGA
- a CDS encoding MTAP family purine nucleoside phosphorylase, with protein sequence MSKLAIIGGSGAYDLLRRSVLGEPETEQVIQTPFGPSAPIRRFGGAVPFHFLSRHGEERYSTAASFVNYRANIWALKETGVERIVAWSGPGIINPSFEVGAYAVPHDVIDQTKSRQSTFFTKGGLGFIRMQSPFCPDLRHSLIYALSGEGKKFYPEAVYVCTEGPRLETPAEIRLFHSYGADLVGMTLLPEAFLARELEMCYSALCYLTNYAEGICDRDFKGGELFEGMQNEEERSSVVMAMDHLPRLAIKALETVAPAPRGCQCKDAMLRYRKSGVIGSDFRDWIKL encoded by the coding sequence TTGAGCAAGCTGGCCATTATCGGCGGTAGCGGAGCTTATGACCTTTTGCGAAGAAGCGTTTTGGGCGAGCCGGAGACGGAACAGGTAATCCAGACCCCCTTCGGCCCATCGGCCCCCATCAGGCGGTTCGGCGGCGCCGTGCCGTTCCATTTCCTTTCCCGCCACGGCGAGGAGAGGTATTCCACAGCGGCCTCTTTCGTGAATTACCGGGCCAACATATGGGCGTTAAAAGAGACGGGGGTGGAGCGGATCGTGGCATGGTCCGGCCCGGGGATAATAAACCCTTCGTTCGAGGTGGGCGCTTACGCGGTGCCCCATGACGTTATAGACCAGACCAAAAGCCGCCAGTCCACATTTTTCACCAAAGGCGGTTTGGGATTCATCAGGATGCAATCGCCCTTCTGCCCGGACCTGCGCCATTCCCTTATCTACGCCCTTTCCGGCGAGGGAAAGAAGTTTTATCCGGAAGCCGTGTATGTATGTACAGAAGGCCCAAGGCTGGAAACCCCGGCGGAAATCCGGCTGTTCCACTCTTACGGCGCAGACCTTGTGGGTATGACCCTTCTACCGGAAGCGTTTCTGGCGCGGGAGCTGGAGATGTGTTACTCGGCCCTGTGTTACCTCACCAATTACGCCGAGGGCATCTGCGACCGGGATTTTAAGGGCGGTGAGCTTTTCGAGGGAATGCAGAATGAAGAAGAGCGTTCCAGCGTGGTGATGGCCATGGACCACCTGCCACGGTTAGCCATTAAAGCGCTGGAAACGGTGGCCCCGGCGCCTCGCGGGTGCCAATGCAAAGACGCCATGCTCCGATACCGGAAGTCGGGAGTTATCGGCTCCGACTTCCGCGACTGGATAAAGCTTTAA
- a CDS encoding glucose-6-phosphate isomerase, whose translation MTDIVLDYTNVMATAVGPENGLAEEQLTSLKRRAAEIHNELSKKRNSGALPFYDLPYQKESAQAIITAAKKIKRDFSNMVVLGIGGSALGTTALFSALRHSMHNSLPYKKRGGTRLYILDNIDPDWFEEMIGGLKLKETVFNVISKSGATAETMAQFMIILDTLKKKLGKKEWRKHLIITTDKKSGSLRPIAEEHKLKSFEVPDGVGGRFTALTPVSLLPAACAGVDIEALLEGAARMDERLKNGDIMGNPAYLFASIHYLLDTVKAKKMAVMMPYSNKLYYMADWFRQLWAESLGKKKDIDGAPVHTGQTPIKALGATDQHSQVQLYVEGPFDKVVTFLEVGKFENVAPIPDEFPGVEDVSYLSGHSLNELIGVEKQGTEYALTKNNRPNLTIRMPQVDAHSVGQLIYMLEVATAFAGGLYRINAFDQPGVEFGKNYAYAKFGKKGYEDLAREIAETHGQEKRTV comes from the coding sequence ATGACCGACATAGTTCTGGATTACACCAACGTAATGGCCACCGCCGTGGGCCCCGAAAACGGTTTGGCCGAGGAGCAATTGACCTCACTTAAGCGCCGGGCGGCGGAAATCCATAACGAGCTTTCGAAGAAGCGAAACAGCGGAGCATTGCCTTTCTACGACCTGCCATATCAAAAAGAATCCGCCCAAGCCATAATCACAGCCGCGAAAAAGATAAAACGGGATTTTTCGAACATGGTTGTGCTGGGCATCGGCGGCTCGGCGTTGGGCACAACGGCGCTGTTCTCCGCCCTGCGGCATTCCATGCACAACAGCCTCCCGTATAAAAAACGGGGAGGGACAAGGCTCTACATACTGGACAACATAGACCCGGACTGGTTCGAGGAGATGATAGGCGGTTTGAAGCTGAAGGAAACCGTTTTCAACGTGATTTCCAAAAGCGGAGCCACCGCCGAGACCATGGCCCAGTTCATGATAATCCTGGATACCCTGAAGAAAAAGCTGGGGAAAAAGGAGTGGCGCAAACACCTCATCATTACCACAGACAAGAAGAGTGGTTCCCTCCGGCCCATCGCCGAGGAACATAAACTGAAAAGTTTCGAGGTGCCCGATGGGGTAGGGGGCAGGTTCACGGCGCTCACGCCGGTGTCGCTCCTGCCAGCCGCTTGCGCTGGTGTGGATATTGAGGCGCTTTTGGAAGGAGCCGCCCGGATGGACGAGCGGCTGAAGAACGGCGACATCATGGGCAACCCGGCGTATCTTTTCGCCTCCATCCATTATCTGCTGGACACCGTGAAGGCCAAGAAAATGGCCGTTATGATGCCGTATTCAAATAAGCTTTATTATATGGCCGACTGGTTCCGGCAACTTTGGGCCGAGTCGTTGGGAAAAAAGAAAGACATAGACGGCGCGCCGGTCCACACCGGCCAAACGCCGATAAAAGCCCTGGGGGCCACAGACCAGCACTCGCAAGTCCAGCTGTACGTTGAAGGGCCTTTCGACAAGGTTGTAACTTTCCTTGAGGTGGGGAAGTTCGAAAACGTAGCCCCCATACCCGACGAGTTTCCCGGCGTGGAAGACGTGTCATATCTTTCCGGCCATTCCTTGAACGAGCTTATCGGCGTGGAGAAACAGGGCACCGAATACGCCCTTACGAAAAACAACCGGCCAAACCTTACCATCCGCATGCCCCAGGTGGACGCCCACAGCGTGGGACAGTTGATCTACATGCTGGAGGTGGCCACGGCCTTCGCCGGGGGATTGTACAGGATAAACGCCTTCGACCAGCCCGGCGTGGAGTTTGGCAAAAACTACGCCTATGCCAAGTTCGGGAAGAAGGGGTATGAAGACCTGGCCCGCGAGATAGCGGAAACCCACGGGCAGGAAAAGCGGACGGTGTGA
- a CDS encoding response regulator: MNHNDPARILVVDDEASIRKLLDRKFTMSGYVCAQAEDGMSALDQVRQDKFDLVVTDIRMPRIDGINLIEEIKRLDSALSVIMMTGYTDVDTAIEALRHGAFDYQLKPLDFDRLTVAVTNGIERTRLLRDRAEYMIMLEAKVRERTEELAEKNRSIRKFFFETVMALVSAVEAKDKYTEGHSRRVADNARLVARRLGMPEDEIERIYIAGVLHDVGKIGVPDAVLHKPGVFTPEETAIMKNHPTLTAAILANVEDFSDIIKMTLHHHERFDGKGYPAGLTGELIPLGARILSVADAFDAMTSDRPYRPRLTLTRAIEELDQAAGTQLDPDVTGTFLSLIDQDMVTVEKK, from the coding sequence ATGAACCATAACGACCCTGCCAGGATTCTCGTGGTGGATGACGAGGCCAGCATAAGAAAATTGTTGGACCGCAAGTTCACGATGTCGGGCTATGTTTGCGCCCAGGCCGAAGACGGCATGAGCGCCCTGGATCAGGTTCGGCAGGACAAGTTCGACCTGGTGGTCACCGACATCAGGATGCCCCGGATAGATGGCATTAACCTCATAGAAGAGATCAAGCGGCTGGACTCCGCCCTGTCGGTGATCATGATGACAGGTTACACCGACGTGGACACCGCCATAGAAGCCCTGCGGCACGGGGCTTTCGATTACCAGCTGAAACCCCTGGATTTTGACCGGCTGACGGTGGCGGTGACAAACGGCATCGAACGCACCCGTCTGTTGCGGGACCGGGCGGAGTACATGATCATGCTGGAGGCCAAGGTGCGGGAACGCACCGAGGAGCTGGCGGAAAAGAACCGGAGCATCCGCAAGTTCTTTTTCGAAACCGTCATGGCGCTGGTGTCGGCGGTGGAAGCCAAAGACAAATATACCGAAGGCCATTCCCGCCGCGTGGCGGATAACGCCAGGCTTGTGGCCCGCAGGCTTGGGATGCCCGAAGACGAGATCGAACGGATATATATCGCCGGCGTTCTCCATGACGTGGGGAAAATAGGCGTTCCCGACGCGGTTTTGCACAAGCCCGGGGTATTTACCCCCGAGGAGACGGCCATAATGAAAAACCACCCCACGCTCACCGCCGCCATCCTGGCCAACGTCGAGGATTTCAGCGACATCATTAAAATGACCCTACATCATCATGAGCGGTTCGATGGAAAAGGTTATCCGGCCGGACTGACAGGGGAGCTGATACCCTTGGGCGCCAGGATCCTCTCCGTGGCGGACGCTTTCGACGCCATGACTTCCGACAGGCCTTACCGCCCCAGGTTAACCCTTACCCGGGCCATCGAGGAGCTGGACCAGGCCGCCGGAACCCAACTGGATCCGGATGTGACTGGCACGTTTCTTTCGCTGATAGACCAGGACATGGTGACCGTCGAAAAGAAATGA
- a CDS encoding amidohydrolase family protein, producing MRTLFHKLSPIIKVSTGTLVPDCGETLANAVVFVHEGKVVEICPAESVTKRRADRKVDLSGCLVHPGFVNAHCHLELSYLAGKMIPGLPFTDWVRDLVKKRGKASPSRVDSAIRKAIRRLIETGTTCVGDISSTGLSTTHLREAGLRAVVFHETLGYNPSVAGVKLRELMDRVERASGSEFVTHGVSPHAVYSTSGELIKGAAEYAAMRKKPLAIHVAETMEENVFAKKGTGPFRDLLIRLGAFAPGFHPRSAPVAALQTLSALENALLIHMNFPARGDVTRIARAKAKVCLCPNSNRWFGRDMEHPLPKLLDKKVPVALGTDSLASNMDLDMTKEAAAVAEDFPEIPSRDIFRMMTEDGARALGLPEGFGALRAGAPFDAVAIYMDKPAGVAKPFEAIISPDRQLARVFIAGRELYRKRG from the coding sequence ATGAGAACCCTGTTTCATAAACTAAGCCCTATTATAAAAGTATCCACCGGGACGCTGGTCCCGGATTGCGGCGAGACATTGGCCAACGCGGTGGTGTTCGTCCACGAAGGGAAGGTGGTGGAGATATGCCCCGCCGAGTCTGTCACGAAGCGCCGTGCGGACAGGAAGGTGGATTTGAGCGGCTGTCTTGTTCATCCGGGGTTTGTGAACGCCCACTGCCACCTGGAACTGTCTTACCTGGCGGGGAAGATGATACCAGGGCTTCCATTCACCGATTGGGTTCGGGACCTGGTTAAAAAACGGGGTAAAGCTTCGCCATCCCGGGTGGATTCGGCCATCCGGAAAGCCATAAGACGGCTGATAGAAACCGGAACCACCTGCGTGGGGGACATATCTTCCACTGGCCTGTCCACCACCCATCTGCGAGAAGCCGGCCTGCGGGCCGTGGTGTTCCATGAAACGTTGGGGTATAACCCCTCGGTTGCGGGCGTCAAGCTACGGGAGCTTATGGACCGGGTGGAGCGCGCCTCCGGAAGCGAGTTTGTCACCCATGGCGTATCCCCCCACGCGGTTTATTCCACCTCCGGCGAGCTTATTAAAGGCGCCGCCGAATACGCCGCCATGCGGAAAAAACCGCTGGCTATCCATGTGGCCGAAACCATGGAAGAGAACGTTTTCGCAAAAAAGGGGACCGGCCCCTTCCGCGATTTATTAATACGCCTGGGGGCCTTTGCGCCGGGTTTCCATCCCCGTTCCGCCCCAGTGGCGGCCTTGCAAACCTTGTCGGCGCTGGAAAACGCTTTGCTGATCCACATGAACTTCCCGGCCCGTGGGGACGTTACCCGCATCGCCAGGGCTAAAGCCAAGGTGTGCCTGTGCCCCAACTCCAACCGGTGGTTTGGCAGGGACATGGAGCATCCGTTACCAAAACTTCTGGATAAAAAAGTGCCCGTGGCGCTGGGGACAGACAGCTTAGCGTCCAACATGGACCTGGACATGACGAAAGAAGCCGCCGCCGTGGCGGAAGATTTTCCGGAAATTCCGTCTCGGGATATTTTCAGGATGATGACGGAGGATGGCGCCAGGGCCCTGGGATTGCCCGAAGGGTTTGGCGCGTTGCGGGCGGGCGCCCCGTTCGACGCGGTGGCGATATATATGGATAAACCCGCCGGGGTTGCGAAGCCGTTTGAGGCTATAATAAGCCCGGATCGCCAGTTGGCCCGGGTATTTATCGCAGGCAGGGAACTGTACCGAAAGAGGGGGTAA